In a single window of the Mesorhizobium shangrilense genome:
- a CDS encoding MBL fold metallo-hydrolase: MTFEAAYGEAIQVAPCVCRLTAPNPSPFTFHGTNTYVVGKDTLAVIDPGPDDDAHLAAILAAIGGRPVSHIFVSHTHRDHSPLAARLKAETGAVVAAEGPHRPARPLRIDEANALDASGDKDFRPDLALADDQVIDGDGWALRTVLTPGHCANHAAFALEGTGVLFSADHVMAWSTTIVAPPDGAMSDYMASLDKLLARDDRIFFPGHGGPVTDPQPFLRGLKAHRRMRERAILERIAGGDRLIPEMVRAIYRNTDPRLHGAAALSVLAHLEDLVAGGAVMVDGEVAIDSAFRPA, encoded by the coding sequence ATGACATTCGAGGCTGCCTACGGAGAGGCGATCCAGGTCGCGCCCTGCGTGTGCAGGCTGACGGCGCCGAACCCCAGCCCCTTCACCTTTCACGGCACCAACACATACGTCGTTGGCAAGGACACGCTGGCCGTTATCGATCCGGGCCCGGACGACGACGCCCATCTTGCCGCCATCCTGGCTGCCATCGGGGGCCGCCCCGTCAGCCACATCTTCGTCAGCCACACGCACCGCGACCATTCCCCGCTGGCGGCGCGGCTCAAGGCAGAGACAGGGGCCGTGGTCGCTGCAGAGGGGCCGCACCGCCCTGCCCGCCCCCTCCGGATCGACGAGGCGAACGCGCTGGACGCCAGTGGCGACAAGGATTTTCGGCCCGATCTTGCATTGGCGGACGACCAGGTGATCGACGGCGACGGGTGGGCGCTACGGACGGTGCTGACGCCCGGACACTGCGCCAACCATGCGGCCTTCGCATTGGAGGGAACCGGCGTGCTCTTCTCGGCCGATCACGTGATGGCCTGGTCGACGACGATCGTGGCGCCGCCGGATGGCGCCATGTCCGACTACATGGCTTCACTCGACAAGCTGCTGGCCCGCGACGACCGCATCTTCTTCCCCGGCCACGGCGGCCCAGTGACGGACCCGCAGCCCTTCCTGCGCGGGCTGAAGGCGCATCGCAGGATGCGCGAGCGGGCGATCCTCGAACGCATCGCGGGGGGTGACCGGCTGATCCCCGAGATGGTCCGGGCGATCTACCGCAATACCGATCCGCGCCTGCACGGCGCGGCCGCGCTGTCGGTGCTGGCGCATCTCGAGGATCTGGTCGCGGGCGGAGCCGTGATGGTCGACGGCGAGGTCGCAATCGACAGCGCGTTCCGGCCGGCCTGA
- the cysD gene encoding sulfate adenylyltransferase subunit CysD, whose amino-acid sequence MTIHLTHLERLEAEAIHIFREVAATFSKPVMLYSVGKDSSVLMHLAMKAFYPAKPPFPFLHVDTTWKFREMIAFRDRMAATLGFDLIVHTNQDGVAAGINPFNHGSNKYTHIMKTVALRQALDAHGFDAAFGGARRDEEKSRAKERIFSFRNQVHAWDPKNQRPEMWRIYNTRINPGESIRVFPLSNWTELDIWQYILQEKIPIVPLYFAKRRPVVERDGMLILRDDERMTLRPGEVLENRLVRFRTLGCYPLTGAIDSEATDLEGIVAEMLTATTSERQGRLIDRDEAGSMEKKKREGYF is encoded by the coding sequence ATGACCATCCATCTCACCCATCTCGAGCGCCTTGAGGCCGAGGCGATCCACATCTTCCGGGAGGTTGCGGCGACGTTTTCGAAGCCGGTGATGCTGTACTCGGTTGGCAAGGATTCGTCGGTGCTGATGCATCTGGCGATGAAGGCGTTCTATCCGGCCAAGCCGCCGTTCCCGTTCCTGCACGTCGACACGACGTGGAAGTTCCGCGAGATGATCGCGTTCCGCGACCGCATGGCGGCGACGCTGGGCTTCGACCTGATCGTGCACACCAACCAGGACGGGGTGGCGGCGGGCATCAACCCGTTCAACCACGGCTCCAACAAGTACACCCACATCATGAAGACGGTGGCGCTCAGGCAGGCGCTCGACGCGCACGGCTTCGACGCCGCCTTCGGCGGGGCGCGGCGCGACGAGGAGAAGAGCCGGGCCAAGGAGCGCATCTTCTCGTTCCGCAACCAGGTCCATGCCTGGGACCCGAAGAACCAGCGGCCGGAGATGTGGAGGATCTACAACACCCGCATCAACCCGGGCGAGTCGATCCGGGTGTTCCCGCTGTCGAACTGGACCGAGCTCGATATCTGGCAATACATCCTGCAGGAAAAGATCCCCATCGTGCCGCTCTATTTCGCCAAGCGCCGCCCGGTGGTTGAGCGCGACGGCATGCTGATCTTGCGCGACGACGAGCGCATGACGCTGAGGCCCGGCGAGGTACTGGAGAACCGGCTGGTGCGGTTCCGAACGCTGGGCTGCTACCCGCTGACCGGGGCGATCGATTCTGAGGCGACTGATCTCGAGGGCATCGTCGCGGAGATGCTGACGGCGACGACGTCGGAGCGGCAGGGCCGGCTGATCGACCGCGACGAGGCGGGCTCGATGGAGAAGAAGAAGCGCGAGGGGTATTTCTGA
- the cysN gene encoding sulfate adenylyltransferase subunit CysN, translating to MQHLKATDIVPVDDVVGDIRSYLALQEKKTLLRFLTCGSVDDGKSTLIGRLLYDTKLIFEDQLSALERDSKKHGTTGADIDFALLVDGLEAEREQGITIDVAYRFFATPRRKFIVADTPGHEQYTRNMATGASTADLAIVLVDARQGVLAQTRRHSVIASLLGIRHIVLAVNKIDLVGFDEAVFERIVATYREFAAELGFASIQAVPLSARYGDNVTARSQNTPWYAGPGLLEHLETVAIDDDGAARPFRFPVQYVNRPNLDFRGFAGTVAAGRIATGDAVVVAKSGRVSRIRRIVAQGGDLAEAVEGQAVTLVLEDEVDVSRGNLLVAADARPHVADQFAASLVWFDESPLVAGRSYVLRTETDQVSATVTEIKRRVNIEDMSEGPAKALKMNEVGVANISAQSAIAFDGFRDNRATGAFILIDRLTNATVAAGMIQHPLRRAGNIHWQALDVDRSARAAQKHQKAKVLWFTGLSGSGKSTIANLLDKKLNASGRHTFVLDGDNLRHGLNRDLGFTEADRVENIRRVAEVAKLMSDAGLIVIVSFISPFRAERGYAREIMASGEFVEVFVDTPFEDCARRDPKGLYRKALAGELRNFTGVDSPYEAPANPDIHLETAGKSPEEMVEAIENWLREKDLADEQYDSGGGI from the coding sequence ATGCAGCACCTCAAGGCCACCGACATCGTGCCGGTCGACGACGTCGTCGGCGACATCCGCTCCTATCTGGCGCTGCAGGAGAAGAAGACGCTCTTGCGCTTCCTGACTTGCGGCTCGGTCGACGACGGCAAGTCGACGCTGATCGGGCGGCTGCTCTACGACACCAAGCTGATCTTCGAGGACCAGCTGTCGGCGCTGGAGCGGGACTCGAAAAAGCACGGCACCACCGGCGCCGACATCGACTTCGCGCTGTTGGTCGACGGGCTGGAGGCGGAGCGCGAGCAGGGCATCACCATCGACGTCGCCTACCGCTTCTTCGCCACGCCGCGGCGCAAATTCATCGTCGCCGACACGCCCGGCCACGAGCAGTACACGCGGAACATGGCGACCGGCGCCTCGACGGCGGACCTCGCCATCGTCCTGGTCGACGCCCGCCAGGGGGTGCTGGCGCAGACCAGGCGGCATTCGGTCATCGCCTCGCTGCTCGGCATCCGCCACATCGTGCTGGCGGTCAACAAGATCGACCTGGTCGGTTTCGACGAGGCGGTGTTCGAGCGGATCGTGGCGACCTACCGGGAGTTTGCGGCGGAGCTCGGCTTCGCCTCGATCCAGGCGGTGCCGCTGTCGGCGCGCTACGGCGACAACGTCACGGCGCGCTCGCAAAACACGCCGTGGTATGCCGGTCCGGGCCTGCTCGAGCACCTGGAGACGGTGGCCATCGACGACGACGGCGCGGCGCGGCCGTTCCGCTTCCCGGTGCAGTACGTCAACCGGCCGAACCTCGACTTCCGCGGCTTTGCCGGGACGGTGGCAGCGGGCCGCATCGCCACGGGGGATGCGGTGGTGGTGGCCAAGTCCGGCCGCGTCTCGCGCATCAGGCGCATCGTGGCGCAGGGCGGCGACCTTGCCGAGGCGGTGGAAGGCCAGGCGGTGACGCTGGTGCTGGAGGACGAGGTCGACGTGTCGCGCGGCAACCTGCTGGTCGCCGCCGACGCCCGTCCGCATGTCGCCGACCAGTTCGCCGCAAGCCTCGTCTGGTTCGACGAAAGCCCGCTGGTCGCGGGGCGATCCTACGTGTTGCGCACCGAGACCGATCAGGTCAGCGCCACGGTCACGGAGATCAAGCGCCGCGTCAACATCGAGGACATGAGCGAAGGCCCGGCCAAGGCGCTCAAGATGAACGAGGTGGGTGTCGCCAATATCTCGGCCCAGAGCGCAATCGCCTTCGACGGGTTCCGGGACAACCGGGCGACGGGCGCGTTCATCCTGATCGACAGGCTGACCAATGCGACCGTCGCCGCCGGCATGATCCAGCATCCGCTGCGTCGCGCTGGCAACATCCACTGGCAGGCCCTCGACGTCGACCGCAGCGCGCGCGCCGCGCAGAAGCACCAGAAGGCGAAGGTCCTGTGGTTCACCGGGCTCTCGGGCTCCGGCAAGTCGACCATCGCCAACCTGCTCGACAAGAAGCTCAACGCCAGCGGACGCCACACCTTCGTGCTCGACGGCGACAATTTGCGGCATGGGTTGAACCGTGACCTGGGCTTCACCGAGGCGGACCGCGTGGAAAACATCCGCCGCGTCGCGGAGGTCGCCAAGCTGATGTCCGACGCTGGCCTGATCGTCATTGTCTCCTTCATCTCGCCGTTCCGGGCCGAGCGCGGATATGCGAGAGAAATCATGGCGTCCGGGGAGTTTGTGGAGGTGTTCGTCGACACGCCCTTCGAGGATTGCGCGCGCAGGGACCCCAAGGGGCTCTATCGGAAGGCACTGGCCGGAGAGCTGAGGAACTTCACCGGGGTGGATTCGCCCTACGAAGCGCCCGCCAATCCCGACATTCATCTTGAAACTGCTGGCAAATCGCCCGAAGAGATGGTGGAAGCGATCGAAAACTGGCTGCGCGAGAAAGACCTTGCCGACGAACAGTACGACAGCGGCGGGGGCATCTGA
- a CDS encoding sugar-binding protein: MKYRMLFAVAAAGLLISGAAPAQDKKQLAFVVNASSDFWKLAEAGVKKAQGELANYELQFRYPAQGTAAAQNALMDDLVTAGVDSIMISSADPKNSIDAFNRIAGQVPLFTTDSDAPASNRIAYLGSSNTDAGVQAGEEMVKAMAGKEGKCMGFVGFLGADNAVERINGFKQAINGKGIELVDVRGDDVDFTKARTNVDDVLVANPEINCMVGFYSYNSPKIYEALQASGKLGQITVVAFDEDPVTLGAVKEGSFVSTIVQQPFEWGYQGMKLMAQYLEGDKSGVPENKLIIVPTKIINKDNVDAFETDLKAKIASAG; the protein is encoded by the coding sequence ATGAAATACCGTATGCTGTTTGCAGTCGCCGCAGCTGGGCTGCTGATTTCGGGCGCCGCGCCCGCACAGGACAAGAAACAACTCGCATTCGTGGTCAATGCTTCTTCCGATTTCTGGAAACTGGCCGAAGCCGGCGTCAAGAAGGCGCAGGGCGAACTGGCGAACTACGAACTCCAGTTCCGCTATCCCGCACAGGGCACAGCAGCCGCGCAGAATGCGCTGATGGACGATCTGGTCACGGCCGGCGTCGATTCCATCATGATATCGTCCGCCGATCCCAAGAACTCGATCGACGCGTTCAACCGGATCGCCGGCCAGGTGCCGCTGTTCACCACCGACTCCGACGCCCCGGCCTCCAACCGCATCGCCTATCTCGGCTCGTCCAACACCGACGCCGGCGTGCAGGCCGGCGAGGAGATGGTGAAGGCGATGGCCGGCAAGGAAGGCAAGTGCATGGGCTTCGTCGGCTTCCTCGGCGCCGACAACGCCGTCGAGCGCATCAACGGCTTCAAGCAGGCGATCAATGGCAAGGGCATCGAACTGGTGGACGTGCGCGGCGACGACGTGGACTTCACGAAGGCCCGCACCAATGTCGACGACGTGCTCGTCGCCAACCCCGAGATCAACTGCATGGTCGGGTTCTATTCCTACAACTCGCCCAAGATCTACGAAGCGCTGCAGGCTTCCGGCAAGCTAGGCCAGATCACCGTCGTCGCCTTCGACGAGGATCCGGTGACGCTGGGTGCGGTCAAGGAAGGCTCGTTCGTCTCGACGATTGTCCAGCAGCCCTTCGAGTGGGGCTACCAGGGCATGAAACTGATGGCCCAGTATCTCGAGGGCGACAAGTCGGGCGTGCCCGAGAACAAGCTGATCATCGTGCCGACCAAGATCATCAACAAGGACAACGTCGACGCGTTCGAGACCGACCTGAAGGCCAAGATCGCAAGCGCCGGCTGA
- a CDS encoding adenylate/guanylate cyclase domain-containing protein codes for MSSADMTGSSRPARWGLAAKLFATLALLGAIAVVVTGVLGYFRARDALEKAVFDQLTTARQTKTRQVETYFRTIQAQLRLLATSKMVVDATREFRIAVDQLDRAGAPPELQQKVSDWYAANFIPQMTRILGREPALSDYLPVGGAPYYLQYHYIVENPQPAERRKLLDDAGDGSDYSRLHAVFHPLMRAAATTVGFFDFMIADPKSGRLIYTVQKEVDFTTSLQFGPYRRSSAASAVARCAEIADRSAICLEDFAPYAPSGGAPIAFMGAPVIDQGVVIGVLIAQLSNDEIDNVVTGGRRWRQEGFGDTGEAYLVGPDHLVRSAPRTFYENREDYFAELKSVGSSDEEISDIQRYGTPVLHQRIDTQATRAALAGVEGTGEIIGYRGVPTLASWGPLAIPGVKWALVAKIDSAEAFAPIAQLRRDLLVVGGLALLMVVATAAWLSRALLGPLRELTAGVKRFAAGDYGASVPVRTRDEIGQLCLAFNGMVDDLREKNVVIENKNRENEELLLNVLPAPIANRLRGGEEGIADGFAEVTVAFADLVGFTALSSEMPPSEVVTFLNGLFTRFDVAASDLGIEKIKTVGDAYMAVCGLPVPVANHAERMVRMAIRMVHITREHAMEHNVSMKIRVGINSGPVVAGVIGKSKYIYDLWGDTVNLASRMESGSIPDAVQVTRAVYEKLKDQFVFEARGPVQVKGKGQVEAWLLRL; via the coding sequence ATGTCTTCCGCGGACATGACCGGCTCATCCCGACCTGCGCGCTGGGGCTTGGCCGCGAAGCTCTTTGCAACCCTCGCCCTGCTTGGAGCGATAGCGGTCGTGGTGACGGGAGTGCTCGGCTACTTCCGCGCCCGCGACGCCCTCGAAAAGGCCGTTTTCGACCAACTCACCACCGCCCGTCAGACTAAGACGCGCCAGGTTGAAACCTACTTCCGTACGATCCAGGCGCAGTTGCGCCTGCTTGCCACCTCCAAGATGGTGGTCGATGCAACGCGCGAGTTCCGGATAGCGGTCGACCAGCTCGACCGGGCAGGCGCACCGCCTGAGCTGCAGCAGAAGGTCAGCGACTGGTACGCGGCGAACTTCATCCCCCAGATGACGCGCATCCTGGGCAGGGAACCAGCTTTGTCGGACTACCTGCCGGTCGGTGGTGCTCCCTACTATCTGCAGTATCACTACATTGTGGAAAATCCACAACCGGCGGAGCGGCGCAAGCTCCTCGACGACGCCGGCGACGGAAGCGACTACAGCAGGCTGCACGCTGTATTTCATCCCCTGATGCGCGCTGCGGCTACCACGGTCGGTTTTTTCGATTTCATGATCGCCGACCCTAAATCCGGGCGCCTGATCTACACTGTCCAGAAGGAGGTCGACTTCACCACGTCCCTCCAATTCGGTCCCTACCGCCGCTCCAGCGCCGCCTCGGCCGTCGCCCGCTGCGCGGAGATCGCCGACCGCTCGGCCATCTGTCTCGAGGATTTCGCTCCTTATGCACCGTCGGGCGGCGCACCGATTGCATTCATGGGTGCTCCTGTCATCGACCAGGGCGTCGTCATCGGCGTGCTGATTGCGCAATTGTCTAACGATGAGATCGACAATGTCGTCACCGGCGGCCGCCGTTGGCGGCAGGAAGGATTCGGCGACACAGGCGAGGCCTACCTTGTCGGACCCGACCACCTGGTGCGCTCTGCCCCGCGGACGTTCTACGAAAACCGGGAGGACTATTTCGCCGAACTCAAGTCCGTTGGCAGCTCGGACGAGGAGATCAGTGACATTCAACGGTATGGTACTCCAGTTCTCCACCAGCGCATCGACACTCAGGCTACCCGGGCTGCGCTCGCCGGTGTCGAGGGTACTGGCGAGATCATTGGATACCGTGGCGTCCCGACACTCGCTTCGTGGGGCCCACTTGCGATTCCCGGCGTCAAATGGGCGCTCGTCGCCAAGATCGACAGTGCCGAGGCCTTCGCTCCTATCGCCCAGCTCCGCAGGGATCTGCTCGTCGTCGGGGGACTGGCGCTGCTGATGGTGGTCGCCACGGCGGCCTGGCTGTCGCGTGCGCTGCTCGGACCGCTGCGCGAACTCACCGCAGGCGTCAAACGCTTCGCTGCCGGCGACTACGGGGCCAGCGTGCCGGTCCGCACGCGCGACGAGATTGGCCAGCTCTGTCTAGCCTTCAATGGCATGGTCGACGATCTGCGCGAAAAGAATGTCGTGATCGAGAACAAGAACCGTGAGAACGAGGAGCTGCTGCTCAACGTCCTGCCTGCTCCGATCGCCAACCGGTTGCGCGGTGGAGAGGAAGGGATCGCCGACGGCTTTGCCGAGGTCACGGTAGCCTTCGCGGACCTGGTCGGCTTCACGGCGCTGTCATCGGAGATGCCGCCGTCCGAAGTCGTGACGTTTCTCAACGGGTTGTTCACACGATTCGATGTCGCCGCCAGCGACCTCGGGATCGAGAAGATCAAAACTGTGGGCGACGCCTATATGGCGGTGTGTGGCCTGCCCGTTCCGGTGGCCAACCACGCCGAGCGCATGGTGCGCATGGCCATCCGCATGGTCCACATTACCCGCGAGCACGCCATGGAGCACAACGTCTCGATGAAGATCAGGGTGGGCATCAACAGCGGGCCGGTGGTGGCCGGCGTCATCGGCAAGAGCAAGTACATCTATGACCTGTGGGGCGATACCGTCAATCTCGCGAGCCGGATGGAATCAGGCAGCATCCCCGACGCGGTTCAGGTGACACGCGCCGTCTATGAAAAACTCAAGGATCAGTTCGTGTTCGAGGCGCGCGGTCCCGTCCAAGTCAAGGGCAAGGGGCAGGTAGAGGCCTGGCTTTTGAGGTTGTAG
- a CDS encoding sugar ABC transporter ATP-binding protein, with product MDASAAPQPPTSTEEPFLRLTGVRKSYPGVLALAGLDMEVRRGEVIGLVGENGAGKSTLMKILGGVIAPDRGTIEVDGVSHDALTVAGSIGAGIAFVHQELNLFDNLDVAANVFIGREPRKYGLFNLVDNERQRAAVAPLLKRLGANFGPEAPVRKLSLAQQQLVEIAKALSYDARLVILDEPTSSLPLKETEKLLEVIRSLRSEGIAVIFISHRLHEVERACDRVVVLRDGMLAGRLDRTEVTHERLVRMMIGRDLKTSYSPPATKRRDVALAMQGVRTAAYPREQVDLELHGGEILGLAGLVGSGRSELARTIFGIDAIYGGSLIFDRSPITIRNTGDAAARGIFLVPEDRKSEGIFLDMSIAQNITLPNLEAYARAGIVSPAAEIRQAEQSKTELDIRTPSVLVRTGSLSGGNQQKVALAKWLAMNPRVMILDEPTRGIDIGAKFEIYRLMRGLADAGVAVLMISSDMEEVIGVSDRIAVMHEGRISGVLSRDRFSEENVMMLAVGRSANGGGMPA from the coding sequence ATGGACGCATCCGCAGCACCGCAGCCGCCAACTTCGACCGAGGAGCCATTCCTGCGGCTGACCGGGGTGCGCAAGTCCTATCCCGGCGTGCTCGCACTGGCGGGACTCGACATGGAGGTTCGCCGCGGCGAGGTGATCGGGCTGGTCGGCGAGAACGGCGCCGGCAAGTCCACGCTCATGAAGATCCTGGGCGGCGTGATTGCGCCTGACCGCGGCACGATCGAGGTGGACGGGGTATCCCATGACGCGCTCACCGTCGCGGGGTCGATCGGTGCGGGAATCGCCTTCGTGCACCAGGAACTCAACCTGTTCGACAATCTCGACGTCGCCGCCAACGTCTTCATCGGCCGCGAGCCGCGCAAGTACGGCCTGTTCAACCTCGTCGATAACGAGCGGCAGCGGGCCGCGGTGGCGCCGCTGCTCAAGCGGCTGGGCGCCAATTTCGGGCCGGAGGCGCCCGTCCGCAAGCTTTCGCTGGCCCAGCAGCAGCTCGTCGAGATCGCCAAGGCGCTCAGCTACGACGCGCGGCTGGTCATCCTCGACGAGCCTACCTCGAGCTTGCCGCTGAAGGAGACAGAGAAGCTGCTGGAGGTCATCCGCAGCCTCAGGTCGGAAGGCATCGCGGTGATCTTCATCTCGCACAGGCTGCACGAGGTGGAGCGCGCCTGCGACCGCGTGGTGGTGCTGCGCGACGGAATGCTGGCGGGGCGGCTGGATCGCACCGAGGTGACCCATGAACGCCTGGTCCGGATGATGATCGGCCGCGACCTCAAGACGTCCTATTCACCGCCGGCGACGAAGCGGCGAGACGTTGCGCTCGCCATGCAGGGAGTGCGCACGGCCGCCTACCCGCGCGAGCAGGTGGATCTCGAGCTTCACGGCGGGGAGATACTAGGGCTGGCAGGGCTCGTCGGCTCCGGCCGCAGCGAACTCGCCCGCACGATCTTCGGCATCGACGCTATCTATGGCGGCTCGCTGATCTTCGACCGGTCGCCGATCACCATCCGTAACACCGGCGACGCCGCTGCGCGCGGGATCTTCCTTGTGCCCGAGGACCGCAAGAGCGAGGGCATCTTCCTCGACATGTCGATCGCGCAGAACATCACGCTGCCGAACCTCGAAGCCTATGCGCGGGCGGGCATCGTCTCGCCGGCCGCCGAAATCCGCCAGGCCGAGCAAAGCAAGACCGAGCTAGACATCCGCACGCCCAGCGTGCTCGTGCGCACCGGTTCGCTCTCGGGCGGCAACCAGCAGAAGGTCGCGCTCGCCAAGTGGCTGGCCATGAACCCGCGGGTGATGATCCTCGACGAGCCGACACGCGGCATCGACATCGGCGCGAAGTTCGAAATCTACAGGCTGATGCGCGGGCTCGCCGATGCGGGCGTGGCGGTGCTGATGATCTCGTCGGACATGGAAGAAGTCATCGGCGTCTCGGACCGCATCGCGGTCATGCATGAAGGACGGATCTCGGGCGTGCTTTCGCGCGACCGGTTCAGCGAAGAGAACGTCATGATGCTCGCGGTCGGCCGCAGCGCGAACGGTGGAGGAATGCCGGCGTGA
- the cysQ gene encoding 3'(2'),5'-bisphosphate nucleotidase CysQ, which yields MPTNSTTAAGASDEGLYVATFERLALEAGRLVMEVFNGAMAVEQKADASPVTEADRASERLILEGLRTEFPGIPCVAEEEASCGLLPTELGDTFFLVDPLDGTREFVRRNADFTVNIALVRQGVPVVGVVYAPASGRLFSGRSDHAEAAEVGANGDVLNRHRIHVREGATPLTIVASRSHIDEETLAYLGRFEAAEIISVGSSLKFCLLAAAEADLYPRFGRTMEWDTAAGDAVLRAAGGATVTLDGAPLNYGKTEANFANPPFISCGRLAKSPL from the coding sequence TTGCCGACGAACAGTACGACAGCGGCGGGGGCATCTGACGAGGGCCTGTACGTCGCAACCTTCGAGCGGCTGGCGCTGGAAGCCGGCCGCCTCGTCATGGAAGTCTTCAACGGCGCGATGGCGGTCGAGCAGAAGGCCGACGCCTCGCCCGTCACCGAAGCGGACCGCGCCAGCGAGCGGCTGATCCTGGAAGGCCTGCGGACCGAGTTCCCCGGCATCCCCTGCGTTGCTGAGGAGGAAGCCTCGTGCGGGCTGCTCCCTACCGAACTGGGAGACACCTTTTTCCTGGTCGACCCGCTCGACGGCACCCGCGAATTCGTCCGGCGCAACGCCGACTTCACCGTCAATATCGCGCTCGTCAGACAGGGCGTGCCCGTCGTGGGCGTCGTCTATGCGCCGGCGAGCGGACGCCTGTTTTCGGGCCGGTCCGACCATGCCGAGGCCGCAGAGGTTGGTGCAAACGGGGACGTCCTCAACCGGCATCGGATCCATGTCAGGGAAGGCGCTACGCCGCTCACCATCGTCGCCAGCCGCTCCCACATCGACGAGGAGACGCTGGCCTATCTCGGCCGCTTCGAAGCCGCCGAGATCATCTCCGTCGGATCGTCCCTGAAGTTCTGTCTCCTTGCCGCGGCGGAAGCGGACCTCTATCCGCGCTTCGGACGCACCATGGAATGGGATACTGCCGCCGGCGACGCAGTTCTGCGCGCGGCGGGCGGTGCGACGGTGACACTCGACGGAGCGCCCCTGAACTACGGCAAGACGGAGGCGAATTTCGCCAACCCGCCTTTCATTTCCTGCGGGAGACTGGCCAAGTCGCCGCTGTAA
- a CDS encoding O-antigen ligase family protein: MREGNAFVFLTLALCLAVPFGGIGIVALGALYSIAASRLKLVVDATRLYFTGWLRSDAFALNLLILAVTLLELALIYYHGDSTGEFENQLKQYVAALAVLLTIRRYPPEIILWGAAVGCVLAGVVALHDIVVLDLPRAEGPTNAIRFGMIAVLLAMFSWIGAIFGRIPLGQRMFMACAAASGIFAVFASGSRGAVLALPVMLLLLIPRIWRRSRRVAIAAAGLFVIFSIALGLWQISTLRYGLSNMKTVVESVVSGKRVSEHSTRDRVEMLRLSADLFSAHPWVGVGSTGWDKAVADQIRTSPPGVALDMPFNQPHNQYANDLAKGGLVRALGGLAMLLMPLWFFLKRHPFKFRRTALAPLLGVVTCVAYAMFGLTEAVMDLSLTASLYAILVFYLIAASEGAPLSSVPNASARSA; the protein is encoded by the coding sequence GTGCGGGAAGGCAACGCCTTCGTCTTCCTGACTCTGGCGCTGTGCCTGGCGGTTCCCTTCGGCGGTATCGGCATCGTCGCGTTGGGCGCGCTCTACAGCATTGCCGCGAGCCGGCTGAAGCTGGTCGTCGACGCCACGCGCCTCTATTTCACCGGGTGGCTGCGCTCCGACGCCTTTGCGCTCAATCTGCTCATCCTTGCGGTGACGCTGCTGGAACTCGCCCTCATCTACTATCACGGCGATTCCACCGGCGAATTCGAAAACCAGCTCAAGCAGTATGTCGCCGCGCTGGCGGTGCTTCTGACGATCCGGCGCTATCCGCCCGAGATCATACTATGGGGGGCGGCCGTCGGCTGTGTTCTTGCCGGCGTCGTCGCCTTGCACGACATCGTCGTGCTTGACCTGCCGAGAGCCGAAGGCCCCACCAATGCGATCCGGTTCGGCATGATCGCCGTGCTGCTGGCGATGTTCAGCTGGATCGGCGCCATTTTCGGCCGCATCCCGCTTGGGCAGCGCATGTTCATGGCCTGCGCCGCCGCGTCGGGGATCTTCGCCGTGTTCGCGTCGGGATCTCGCGGGGCGGTTCTCGCGTTGCCGGTCATGCTGCTTCTGCTCATCCCCCGCATCTGGCGCAGGTCGCGGCGGGTGGCGATCGCTGCGGCCGGCCTGTTCGTCATATTCTCGATTGCGCTTGGTCTCTGGCAGATCAGCACCCTGCGCTACGGCCTCTCCAACATGAAGACAGTGGTCGAATCGGTGGTGTCCGGCAAACGGGTGAGCGAGCATTCGACCCGCGACCGGGTGGAGATGCTGCGCCTCTCCGCCGACCTGTTCTCGGCGCATCCATGGGTAGGCGTCGGCAGCACCGGATGGGACAAGGCGGTCGCGGACCAGATCCGCACCAGCCCGCCAGGAGTGGCGCTCGACATGCCCTTTAACCAGCCGCACAATCAATACGCCAACGATCTCGCCAAGGGCGGCTTGGTGCGCGCACTCGGCGGTCTCGCCATGCTGCTGATGCCGCTGTGGTTCTTTTTGAAGCGGCACCCTTTCAAGTTCCGGCGTACGGCGCTGGCGCCGCTCCTTGGCGTGGTGACTTGCGTCGCCTATGCGATGTTCGGGCTGACCGAGGCGGTCATGGACCTCAGCCTCACCGCGTCCCTCTACGCCATACTGGTCTTCTACCTGATCGCCGCCTCGGAGGGAGCGCCTCTCTCCTCGGTGCCGAATGCGTCTGCGAGGAGTGCGTAA